The segment aaattgtaatagTCCTTGCTATTCTTTTTATGATAACTATAGTGAAGGAAGAGATATGAAAAAGCTTCCTAGTCATATATCTCTTAAAAAAgtattacataaaaaaaaggagataAAAGAACTTAAAaaagattattatataaatacgaaaatttttaaagatgtagaatttttatatgatttaacacatgatatacatatatatgtaccatTTAAAAATGTTCATTTGTTAAaatttgtttataatatatatttgttaagtttattattttataaaaatatggatgTAATACGAATAGCATCGGAGATAGCATATGATTTAACAGATACTAACATATTTTCGTTTATTGATcaatattcttattatttatatgatgatatatatattatcataaaaacatttaaatatatatcttttttttctatagaCTTAATAGATATATggaagaaattttttttcttattaaatcattttgttaataatttaaatttagaaaatatttatgacattttcttttttgttcatatttctaaaataaccaatttgaaaaatgaaaattatgatgtcttaaatttattaacGTCACGTATGAAAACAATTGTACAACTTTTATTTACACATAATGTGCAAAATTTTAATACCTATCCCCACACctacattttaaatatacttAACATGATTAATGATCAAAATAATGAACATGTCATTGATTTTgtacacttttttttttattccatATATAAAAGGATACAATATTTGTACTCaaatggtgataatatattaggaCGTTCATCATACGATGAATCTAAAATGAAGATGGAAAATACAAAGATGGAAGATAATATAGAAAGTGATAACAACAATACTTTTGGAGATAATAAAATTGTTGGGGATGATCAATTTTTTCAGGATAATAAACCCCTTGAGGATAATAAATCTTTTggagataatataaaaccaTTTAGTAATAACGTAAAAGCcgataaatatttttcctaTATGTctgatacaaaaaataagaaatccaatgaaatatacaaaaatgtgaataattatatttataacttcAAAGATATACgtttattcataaaaatattcttaagatattataaaaaagaacaagaaacctttaatttaaaaattgttgattttatattatataattcagaagtttttttttttaatatgtggACAAATAGAAGATATTATCAAAggcattatttttttggaaaAGAAATACACGAATTTTTACATTTACTAAAAGAacttatacaaaataaattatataattctaatattatgtatagatgtgtaaacatattaaaatatataataaaaatgcaGAGTACTTTTAATATAGAAGATATTCCTAATGTACACTGTAATTTATATAGCAACTTCTTTTTACATTTTGATAAGATAAATGATATTAATGTGtggaaatatataagaaaggTATTTTAAATTCAACcaaacatttaaaaaaaaaaatatatatatatataatagaatatatatacttatggtcaaaaaaaaaaagcacatatatataatatatatatatatatattattttttttttttctttttttttttttttttggattaTACATGGGCAACCATtcaaatgaagaaaaaatgaaaaatataaatgtgacatattttaataaataaaaactttTTAATCATTTACCTTGTGATATTCATTTGGTTCCTTACCACACATGttttcattttgattataatattatatttaaagaaaaaaaaaaaaaaaaaaaatgaaacataAAAGAGAAGAATAAAagtttcaaaaaaataaaattataaaaatggacCAATCAATAACAGCGTTGTTACataaatgttataatatatatatatatacatatgttatttcttctttttttttttttttttgtttattttttttgtgtgtttttattaattttttattttgaatattatatttttaatatttattatcctatgatttaaaaaacaaatagaCCATATGATGatccatataatatatatgtcattTCATCCATATAGTTTTTATTTAAACTTTgtcaaattataatatatatatatatatatatatatatatatattaatattaatattaatattcttaatgaaaatgtataaaaaattgaaaaattaaTTCTGTTCatataagtattattatatatttaatatatatatgatatattatttattttttctcatgttttgtaaaataaatttttctttttttatattttttaaatggaaacttttatattatcctaaatattctataaatagtaatatatgaaagatgttttttttttttttttttttttttatttgttttgttttgttttgttttatttatttattattatttttttttttatttatttttttttttttttttatgttcacATGTGTGTgtgtaaatttataaatattatggaataaaaaaaaaaaaaaaaaaaaaaaaaaaaacaaatttaactgctatattatatatattatgtattttaatttatatccATTTATTCCAAAATTGagatgttaaaaaaaaagtaaaaataaaaataaataaatatatatataatataatatagcacatatatatacatatatatattaatatgtatatatttatttttaccatttatttaatttattttttcatatttaacttttttttttttttttttttttctttctttttataaaatcattTAACTTCTATACGGGCTGAAGTAGAGGCAGAACAAATTTggtaaaaaaagaagaaaataaaataaaatgaagtcaaatgaaataaaataaaaaaggaaatatttataatataaataaataaataaacatccaaaaatattatgtactAAATTTggatgtattaaaaaattttttgtttcaACATAATAAATCCTATATAGTACATATATGCAAGTATGTAATTATAAtgctatatatatgtaacgaaatatatatatatatatatatatatatatataattatttatcattcatattatgtatatgttatcaaatatatatttatgattacatatttatgtgtaATGAAAtgtattcattattttaatataatcattaaaaattatgtatatatatatatatatatgtatatattcaaattaataaacatttaaaaaacattttataaatttgcttcatttttcataaaaaataaataggaatatatatatatatatatttaataattatattatattataataatttaattatcagataaaattatacaagattcaaattttataatttcataatattatcctTCTTTGTGTCTTGTTTTTCCCTTCATCAgtatccaaaaaaaaaaaaaaaaaaaaaaatgagtgATAATGAAAGCTACATTTCTGCAGAAAATAACAAGAGTGATGATGGGAAAAAATCCAATGTAAACcttgataattttttaaattatgatatagattattatatgaatgaaaaaaataaatcaaattaTGTAGGAGTAGATATATTACAACGtattgattattataatataaagagtGCTAATAATGAGTATATAATGAATGGAAAtttaagtaataataataataatagtcattatcatcataatatattattatataatagaaaaaaagaacaagttgatatattttataaattaaaaaaagaattatataatatagcaTATacaaatgaagataataaaataaataatgtcGTAAcaactaataataatataacggttcaaaaaaattcaaaGAAAACATCAAGTTTTAATACAAAAatccttaaaaaaaattttaatttatttcattcgaaaaataaagataaaactaataataaaaaatcatatgatttgttaaataatgatttatGTATAACCTTaggaaataaaatagaagatacttataaagatattaaaaatagtGTTAATTGGCTAGGAAACTTCTTTTCAAACAATGATAatcaagaagaaaaaaaatatgttaatgTTTATTATGcggatttatattttttcaacgATATAACCTTAATACGTTTTCTAGATACATACAATTATAACATGTTGAAAACtttgaataaaataattaagtTTATAGTTTGGAGACAAATGCATATACaagattttaataataaatgggATACCTTGAAATTATCTGAGCAATtaacaaaagaaaatgataacaataataatgataataatgataacaataataatgataataataatgataataataacaatgatgatgataaagataaagataataactgtaatatttttcttaaccCTTCTAATATTAAAGATACTCTTATAAAGTCAAACATCTTCAGATGTGGATACGATATGTATTCCAGACCCATACTATATGTTAAGATACAAGAAAAGCTAGACATGAGTGAAGACGATCTTTTTCTCATGTTAGTTTATCACGTGGATATGTGTATTAATAGTGTAGACTACAAAAAATGTTATCCAGATGCATTTACATCGGAGAAGGACAACatcaataatgataatgataataatgataataacaacaataataataacaacaataataataacaacaataatgacAAAAACAATAATGACAAAAACAATAATGAAGACGCAGATAAAAGCAAAAGTAATTATAACAGCAGCAGTGATAGCAACAATAAGAATTATTGTTATAAACCTAATacagaaaatattaaaatagatGAAACGACCTTACAACTTGTTATTGTTGTGGATTGCCTTAAGtttgaattaaataatatgattagCGTggaatgtataaaaaaaatgataaatgtaTTTAACGAGTTTTATACGGATGTTTTATTCagaatatatgttattaatgTACCATCCTTTTTTAAGAAGGTTTGGTGTCTTTTCAATATGTTTATTGATAATCatacattaaataaaattatttttattaataaaaaaaacattaattTAATGTATGAACATATTCCTATTCATATTATGGAACACTTAGATAAAAATGCAACAAAATCAGAGCAACAAAAATCAGTCTTTTTTCCTTCTAGTTCTTTATATTACAAGTATGATgaaatgtattataaaaagcTTATGCATTATGTCAATATTTGGGTAGACAAAATGATAAAGACTAATCACTAGTTATTAAATGGGATCAATAAGcaaataaacaaaacaaaataaaataaaataatataatatgaaataatatatgtagaaAAGTATAGTGGGAGATATGTGAAAAATGTGTAATgccaaattaaaaattttttttttttttttttttttttttgtgtaaagATGTTTCATATTTACCAGCATgagtaacatatataatatatatatatatatataatatatttatttttatttttttgctACATAATACCACTTGGTTACCTTTCATTTAtgttatgtaaaaatatttattttattttgtgtttATATTGCTTTGTTTtggttatattaaaaaaattccaTATGTGCAATAATATTTTAGGagtatttattaatttttattgtttttttttttttttttttttttttttttctcttatttttttttaatatttttaatagttAACAATTAAATGAATCGTTTTTATTgtgatttattaaatataattatgatttagaataatataaaataaaccCTGCATTCAATGttgataaatttaatatgtaGTGACCATGTTGGATGTtactatatttttcttatatattataaagaaataaaaaaaaaaaaaaaaaattaaaagaaaataatgtaaataaagtaaataaatttttggcatattaaatatataatatacactttgataatttaaaaaaagaaaacaattttttttgcagcttttaaaatttaattcataagtttaattaaaaacaaaattttcaTAAGTTAAAATTAAGaagattatatttattcatatatataaatatataatcaaataattatttaaaataaagagtaataaataaatgaatacacAAATAGAcgaaatgatataatatatatatatatatatatatatatatatatatatatatatatatatgtttgtgtgtgtgtataaatatttcttttatttatttattttttttttttttttgaattaaaaaacaaTGTAGAATTAAAGAcctcataaaaataattataaatcaATTAAAATGcacatattcatataaataattatataattatatatatatatatatatattaattttttagtaGAAGAATGCAACAtggtttaataaaatatataaagatgtTCATAGTTTTTTTCATCgcttattttaaaaagaaaaaataaattgataaaatatattaaatattaatttatagatataaaatatttattaggAAATTATGTAGTAAACTTTTTGTTGTtgaatattaaattatcacTGACTTTACCTTCTTTAATTGTATTAAAAGATCTAACATCAAATCTTATATCACCAgaatataattttgaatGTAATTCTGGAATGTTTCTTATACCCATACTCTGGAATCCATGTTTTACTGCTTTGAATAGATGTGGAATTAAATTAAGGACCGATCCTTTATCTACTAAACTAGCTGATACTCCTTGAGAGACTTTTATTTCATCAATATTTTCATctgtatattcatttttccTTTCATCAACTAAATATCTACTTTTTGAATTGAATCCTTTATTATACATAGCTTCCATACTACCCATAcctctatatatttttaaacggacgttattttcaaaataatattcacTGCAACTTTCTTCAGTTGCTGCCAACAAATTTCCTAACATAACAAAATCTGCTCCTAAAGATAATGCCTTCACAATATTACCTGAATTTTTGATCCCTCCATCTGCAAtagttttaatatttctagTATGAGCATATTTACTTACATGATAAACAGCTGTTCCTTGTGCTCTACCTACAGCACATACATCTTGTGTTGTACAAATTGAACCACTACCCATACCAATACGTAAAACATCTGCACCTGCatctattaaattttttgcTTGTTGAGAAGTAACAACATTACCACCAATAATTGGAATATCTGGATGAGctgatttaatttttttaatggtATCAATTTGATATATACTATTTCCTTGTGATGAATCTATACATATAACATcgatcatatttttaattaattgaTTTGCTCTTTCTAAATCATGTTCTCTTGTCGATATAGATGCACCTACAATTAATTGTTTATTTTGACTTTTAGACGCATGGGGAaatattctatttttatGCATATCATTTCGACATACTAAAGCTATaagttcattatttttattaactaTAGGAAGaacactttttttttcatcacaaAGTACTTTATTAGCATCAGATAAATTTATGGGATAACTCCCTGTAACAACATCAGTTGTCATAATATCACCGATCTTCATActtttatttgttaaataaagataatcaACACCTGTTATTATACCAACTAATTTAGAACCTACCTTACCATCTACTGTTATCGGATATGATTTATAACCAACACGATTCTTTGTTTCTAATACATCTGCTACAGTATGTTCAGGGGAAAATGTATAAGGATCAAAAATAAAACCATTCTCAAACCTCTTAACCTTTTTCACCTCTTCAATTTGCTTTTCTATactcatattattatgaatcaCACCTAAACCACCGCTCAAAGCTAAAGCTATTGACATCTTATGTCCCGTTACTGTATCCATAGGAGATGATATTACCGGTGTTTTTAGCGTTATGTTATCTGtcatattatttgttaaatCTATATCACTTAATGCAAAATCTATATATCCGGGCATACATATTATGTCGTCATATGTATAGGACATGACGCCTCCAAAAACTTCATCTGCTTTC is part of the Plasmodium falciparum 3D7 genome assembly, chromosome: 9 genome and harbors:
- a CDS encoding CRAL/TRIO domain-containing protein, putative, whose product is MSDNESYISAENNKSDDGKKSNVNLDNFLNYDIDYYMNEKNKSNYVGVDILQRIDYYNIKSANNEYIMNGNLSNNNNNSHYHHNILLYNRKKEQVDIFYKLKKELYNIAYTNEDNKINNVVTTNNNITVQKNSKKTSSFNTKILKKNFNLFHSKNKDKTNNKKSYDLLNNDLCITLGNKIEDTYKDIKNSVNWLGNFFSNNDNQEEKKYVNVYYADLYFFNDITLIRFLDTYNYNMLKTLNKIIKFIVWRQMHIQDFNNKWDTLKLSEQLTKENDNNNNDNNDNNNNDNNNDNNNNDDDKDKDNNCNIFLNPSNIKDTLIKSNIFRCGYDMYSRPILYVKIQEKLDMSEDDLFLMLVYHVDMCINSVDYKKCYPDAFTSEKDNINNDNDNNDNNNNNNNNNNNNNNNDKNNNDKNNNEDADKSKSNYNSSSDSNNKNYCYKPNTENIKIDETTLQLVIVVDCLKFELNNMISVECIKKMINVFNEFYTDVLFRIYVINVPSFFKKVWCLFNMFIDNHTLNKIIFINKKNINLMYEHIPIHIMEHLDKNATKSEQQKSVFFPSSSLYYKYDEMYYKKLMHYVNIWVDKMIKTNH
- a CDS encoding inosine-5'-monophosphate dehydrogenase — translated: MASGWKADEVFGGVMSYTYDDIICMPGYIDFALSDIDLTNNMTDNITLKTPVISSPMDTVTGHKMSIALALSGGLGVIHNNMSIEKQIEEVKKVKRFENGFIFDPYTFSPEHTVADVLETKNRVGYKSYPITVDGKVGSKLVGIITGVDYLYLTNKSMKIGDIMTTDVVTGSYPINLSDANKVLCDEKKSVLPIVNKNNELIALVCRNDMHKNRIFPHASKSQNKQLIVGASISTREHDLERANQLIKNMIDVICIDSSQGNSIYQIDTIKKIKSAHPDIPIIGGNVVTSQQAKNLIDAGADVLRIGMGSGSICTTQDVCAVGRAQGTAVYHVSKYAHTRNIKTIADGGIKNSGNIVKALSLGADFVMLGNLLAATEESCSEYYFENNVRLKIYRGMGSMEAMYNKGFNSKSRYLVDERKNEYTDENIDEIKVSQGVSASLVDKGSVLNLIPHLFKAVKHGFQSMGIRNIPELHSKLYSGDIRFDVRSFNTIKEGKVSDNLIFNNKKFTT